The following proteins are co-located in the Desulfoscipio sp. XC116 genome:
- a CDS encoding ABC transporter ATP-binding protein — protein sequence MMQPVLRVKDLSVRYGHTEGESIIAVRRINFALEPGTVTGVIGESGCGKSSLALALMGLLKKRARVQGEIFYGPTDLNRLSEQEWNQYRWSKLAIIFQNSLDILNPVMTIGEQIGEAMRRHTSLTGTEIRAGLEELLKMVGLDPVFAKSYPHQLSGGMRQKVLIAMALSCEPEVLIVDEPTTALDAVAKDEIVELLLGLQRKMAFPMLVISHEMQVIMRMTSRLMVMYAGNVVEEGLTGEIFKNPMHPYTRGLMYSSPAVNPYRDLWGIPGEAGRESEGQCPFCRRCNQCVERCAKEHPELSRLPCGRKVSCLRGGIVTLLEGRNLHKSYHWRGGEIKACSSCDICVKSGEAVVLIGESGSGKTTLAEILAGIMKAEQGQVLFEGQIVTGHSHTARKGGMQIVFQDPLSATSERLTVEDVVREPLDILHADSKEQRRESVRQALKDVQLPRDADFLSRRCYMLSGGQRQRVAIARCLVMEPKLLIADEISSMLDPSTQANILRLLKGLQNSKGFAMLYITHDLTMAQKIADRIYVMRRAEIIERKPAGDFFCNPGERQAPMLLQCAGIKCGN from the coding sequence ATGATGCAACCGGTTTTACGGGTTAAAGATCTGTCGGTCCGTTATGGCCATACGGAAGGGGAAAGCATAATCGCGGTGCGCAGGATAAATTTTGCGCTGGAGCCGGGGACTGTTACCGGTGTTATCGGGGAGTCGGGTTGCGGAAAATCTTCCCTGGCTTTGGCGTTGATGGGGTTGTTGAAAAAACGGGCCCGGGTGCAAGGGGAAATTTTTTATGGGCCCACAGATTTGAACCGGCTGTCGGAACAAGAATGGAATCAGTATCGCTGGAGCAAACTGGCCATTATCTTCCAAAACAGTTTGGATATCCTTAATCCCGTTATGACTATCGGTGAGCAAATAGGGGAAGCTATGCGGCGTCATACCTCGCTGACGGGGACGGAAATACGCGCCGGATTGGAAGAATTATTAAAGATGGTGGGGCTGGACCCGGTCTTCGCCAAAAGCTACCCGCATCAATTGTCGGGGGGGATGCGCCAAAAGGTACTGATAGCCATGGCCTTATCCTGCGAACCCGAAGTTTTGATTGTGGATGAGCCGACAACGGCTTTGGACGCCGTTGCCAAAGATGAGATTGTCGAACTCTTGCTTGGATTGCAGCGGAAAATGGCATTTCCCATGCTGGTCATATCCCATGAAATGCAGGTTATTATGCGGATGACCTCTCGCTTGATGGTCATGTACGCCGGGAATGTAGTGGAGGAGGGGCTGACCGGGGAAATCTTTAAAAATCCCATGCATCCTTACACGCGGGGTTTAATGTATTCTTCTCCCGCGGTAAATCCATACCGGGATTTATGGGGCATCCCCGGCGAGGCGGGCCGGGAGAGTGAGGGGCAATGTCCATTTTGCCGCCGCTGCAATCAGTGCGTTGAGCGGTGCGCCAAAGAACATCCGGAATTGTCACGATTGCCATGCGGCAGGAAAGTGTCCTGCCTTCGAGGCGGTATTGTTACTTTGCTGGAGGGTAGGAATTTGCATAAAAGCTATCATTGGCGGGGCGGTGAAATAAAGGCCTGCAGCTCTTGCGATATTTGTGTCAAATCAGGTGAGGCGGTGGTGCTTATCGGGGAGTCGGGTTCGGGTAAAACTACTCTTGCCGAGATTTTGGCCGGTATTATGAAAGCGGAACAGGGACAGGTGCTGTTTGAAGGGCAGATTGTCACGGGACATAGTCATACGGCCCGCAAAGGGGGTATGCAAATTGTTTTTCAGGATCCTCTGTCTGCTACCAGTGAGCGGCTCACCGTTGAAGATGTGGTCCGGGAACCGTTGGATATATTACATGCGGATAGCAAGGAGCAGCGCCGGGAGAGTGTCAGACAGGCGTTGAAGGATGTTCAACTGCCCCGGGACGCCGATTTCCTGTCCCGGAGGTGTTATATGCTGAGCGGGGGGCAACGGCAGCGTGTGGCCATCGCCCGTTGCTTGGTTATGGAGCCCAAGCTGTTGATTGCCGATGAGATCAGTTCCATGCTGGACCCCTCCACTCAAGCTAATATTTTAAGGTTGCTTAAAGGCCTGCAAAATTCCAAAGGCTTTGCTATGCTTTATATTACTCATGATTTAACTATGGCGCAAAAGATAGCCGATCGGATATATGTAATGCGGCGGGCCGAAATTATTGAAAGGAAACCGGCCGGGGATTTTTTTTGCAACCCCGGGGAAAGACAAGCGCCAATGCTTTTGCAATGTGCGGGAATTAAGTGCGGGAATTAG
- the larC gene encoding nickel insertion protein — MTNVDNINADQVPYLIEQLMAKGVKNVHVVNAVTKKGRQEYIFFIDVQQDKVFSISRFLASEIGTLGVRIIKADHISYDYFMKSMKLSLHDNKENLVWKGAVQVKIVQDDSGSPLSARVEYEDLKASVKAINTAGADISFYELKQMIENEALNRLRKSKFAIRIEDD, encoded by the coding sequence ATGACAAATGTAGACAACATCAATGCCGATCAGGTTCCCTATCTTATAGAACAGCTTATGGCCAAGGGGGTAAAGAATGTCCATGTTGTTAATGCTGTAACCAAGAAAGGGAGGCAGGAATATATTTTTTTTATTGATGTTCAGCAGGACAAGGTTTTTTCAATTAGCCGCTTTCTTGCCAGTGAAATAGGGACGCTGGGAGTAAGAATAATCAAGGCAGATCATATCTCGTACGATTATTTCATGAAGAGTATGAAGCTAAGTTTACATGACAATAAAGAGAATCTCGTATGGAAAGGGGCGGTGCAGGTCAAGATTGTCCAAGATGATTCGGGTTCTCCTTTGTCCGCCCGTGTTGAATATGAGGATTTGAAAGCATCTGTCAAGGCTATTAATACGGCGGGAGCGGATATATCTTTTTACGAGCTTAAGCAAATGATTGAAAATGAGGCGCTAAATAGATTAAGGAAAAGTAAATTTGCAATTCGGATTGAGGACGATTGA
- the larB gene encoding nickel pincer cofactor biosynthesis protein LarB, producing MDRKELHALLESLVAGSTTVNQAIKKLEFLQYEDIGYARLDHHRELRTGFPEVVFCQGKTPEQVGGIISRLAANGRPILGTRASAEAYVMVRKTLPEAVYYDMARCIVVPAGEEREEKGEIVIVSAGTADMPVAEEAAVSAETMGLRVTRLYDVGVAGIHRLLQHVEKLQKTNVVIAVAGMEGALASVVGGLTSRPVIAVPTSIGYGTNFGGLSALLSMLNSCASGVGVVNIDNGFGAAALARAIVQSGR from the coding sequence GTGGACAGAAAAGAATTGCACGCACTTTTGGAGTCTTTAGTCGCCGGCAGTACCACCGTAAATCAGGCTATAAAGAAATTGGAATTCTTGCAGTATGAAGACATAGGCTATGCTCGCCTGGACCACCACCGAGAACTTCGCACCGGTTTTCCTGAGGTTGTATTTTGTCAGGGCAAGACCCCGGAGCAAGTGGGAGGTATTATTTCTAGATTGGCGGCGAATGGCAGACCGATTTTGGGTACACGGGCCTCTGCTGAAGCTTACGTAATGGTCCGGAAGACTCTCCCCGAGGCTGTGTATTATGATATGGCCCGCTGTATTGTAGTGCCGGCAGGGGAAGAGAGAGAAGAAAAGGGAGAGATCGTGATTGTCAGCGCGGGGACGGCGGATATGCCGGTAGCGGAGGAGGCGGCAGTGTCCGCAGAAACTATGGGGTTAAGGGTAACAAGGCTCTATGATGTGGGTGTCGCCGGAATTCACAGGTTATTGCAGCATGTCGAAAAATTACAAAAAACAAATGTCGTGATAGCTGTGGCCGGCATGGAAGGGGCTTTGGCAAGCGTTGTCGGCGGGCTTACCAGTCGTCCTGTAATCGCTGTACCTACGAGTATCGGATATGGAACCAATTTTGGGGGACTTTCAGCGCTTCTTTCAATGCTGAACAGTTGTGCCTCAGGGGTGGGAGTAGTTAATATTGATAATGGCTTCGGAGCGGCAGCTTTGGCGCGGGCCATAGTCCAATCAGGGAGGTAG
- a CDS encoding LarC family nickel insertion protein: MKVMYLDCSAGIAGDMFLGGLFDAGVDPDLVRNGLAGLNLSGYEMRVEKGTSHGIAANSVQFNVVEEQPHRYLKDIMTLIEAGNFSENVKSSAGKVFSLLAQAEAKVHGTTPDKVHFHEVGAIDSICDIIGTLLAVESLEVERIICSPLSLGSGHVHCAHGRIPVPAPATLEIIKGVPVRKNDIEGELVTPTGAALAVTLSQEFSSLPSMIIDSVGYGMGTRDYGFPSVLRVIIGRSLKKNGSKYHAELERSANHPHTHDHFHVHKHAHEHKHDHDHEHERLSRKRG; encoded by the coding sequence ATGAAAGTTATGTATTTGGATTGTAGTGCCGGAATCGCAGGCGATATGTTTTTGGGAGGGCTGTTTGACGCAGGGGTCGATCCGGATTTGGTTAGAAATGGTCTGGCCGGCCTGAATCTCAGCGGTTACGAAATGCGTGTCGAGAAAGGAACAAGCCATGGAATAGCTGCCAATAGTGTTCAATTTAACGTAGTTGAGGAACAGCCTCATCGTTATCTTAAAGATATTATGACCCTAATTGAGGCCGGCAATTTTTCGGAGAATGTTAAAAGTTCAGCCGGAAAAGTATTTTCCCTTCTTGCCCAAGCCGAGGCGAAGGTTCACGGGACAACCCCGGATAAAGTGCACTTTCATGAAGTCGGAGCGATTGATTCGATTTGCGATATCATAGGAACTCTGCTTGCAGTCGAAAGTCTGGAAGTGGAAAGAATTATCTGCTCCCCGCTTTCTTTGGGGAGTGGACATGTACACTGTGCTCACGGCCGAATTCCAGTTCCCGCGCCGGCGACGCTTGAAATAATCAAAGGAGTTCCGGTGCGCAAAAACGATATTGAGGGTGAACTGGTGACACCTACGGGCGCCGCCTTGGCTGTGACGTTAAGTCAGGAATTTTCCTCTTTGCCTTCCATGATTATTGATTCCGTAGGATATGGGATGGGCACCAGGGACTATGGATTTCCAAGTGTCTTGCGGGTTATTATCGGGCGGTCTTTGAAGAAAAACGGGTCAAAATATCACGCTGAACTGGAACGCAGTGCTAACCACCCCCATACCCATGACCACTTCCATGTTCATAAACATGCCCACGAGCATAAGCACGACCACGACCATGAGCACGAGCGGTTAAGCCGGAAGAGAGGATAA